The Flavobacterium sp. HJ-32-4 genome contains a region encoding:
- a CDS encoding TIGR00730 family Rossman fold protein, translating into MRLEDFDNDEDKIIRDRLKQKTWQEIRTNDSWAIFKIMAEFVNGFETMGRIGPCVSIFGSARTKPEDHYYQLAERIAHKISAAGYGVITGGGPGIMEAGNKGAHQGGGTSVGLNIELPFEQHYNPYIDRDKNLNFDYFFVRKVMFVKYSQGFVVMPGGFGTLDEMFEALTLIQTKKVAKFPVILVGKEYWQGLLDWVQSVLVEKFRTVSPEDMNLFRIVDTEEEVVEVLDNFYKKYTLSPNF; encoded by the coding sequence ATGCGTTTAGAAGATTTCGATAACGACGAAGACAAAATCATTCGTGACCGATTGAAACAAAAAACCTGGCAGGAAATCCGCACGAACGATTCGTGGGCGATTTTCAAGATTATGGCCGAATTCGTAAATGGTTTTGAGACCATGGGACGGATCGGGCCCTGCGTTTCGATTTTCGGATCGGCACGTACCAAGCCAGAAGATCATTACTATCAATTAGCCGAGCGCATTGCGCATAAAATCAGCGCCGCGGGCTACGGCGTAATTACCGGCGGCGGCCCGGGTATCATGGAAGCCGGCAACAAAGGGGCCCATCAGGGCGGCGGCACGTCGGTCGGACTCAACATCGAACTGCCGTTTGAGCAGCATTATAACCCCTATATTGACCGGGATAAAAACCTGAACTTCGATTATTTCTTCGTGCGTAAAGTCATGTTCGTAAAGTATTCCCAAGGCTTTGTCGTCATGCCCGGCGGCTTCGGCACACTCGACGAGATGTTCGAGGCGTTGACCCTGATCCAGACGAAGAAAGTGGCAAAATTCCCCGTTATTCTGGTTGGGAAGGAATACTGGCAGGGCCTACTCGATTGGGTACAATCAGTACTGGTGGAGAAATTTCGGACGGTCAGCCCCGAAGACATGAACCTGTTCCGTATCGTCGACACAGAGGAAGAAGTCGTGGAGGTACTCGACAATTTCTACAAAAAGTACACCCTGAGCCCGAACTTCTAA